The region CACCTCGTACTCCGCCGGATCCAGCGCCCGCCCTCCACGCAGGACCATCTCGCCCGCACCGCCTTCCAGGCGGGTGACGACCGCGGCGACCCGCAGCCGGCCGCTCACCGCATCGGCCTCGGACCGTGCGGGCGCATCCCCGCCGAGGTGGCCACGCTGACCGCCTCGAGCTGGCTGTGCACGTGCAGCTTGGCCAGGATGCTGCGGGTGTGGGTGCGCACGGTCTCGGTGGAGATCCGCAGCTCCTCGGCGATCCGGCTACCGCGCTTGCCCGCCACCATGCCCTGCAGCACGTCGCGTTCGCGGTCGCTGAGGCAGTCCAGCGGCCCGGTCCGCTCGGTGGCACGGACCGCGTCCTCGCGCAGCTCGCGCAGGACGATGCCGAGCAGTTCCGGCGGATACCAGCCGTGGCCCGCGCACACCCCGCGCAGGACCGCGGTCAGCTCGTCCACACCGGACTCCTTCGACACCCACGCCTGCACGCCGGCACGGGCCGCCTCCACCGCCTGATCGGGATCGTGGCGTCCGGTGAGCACGACGACGTGCACCTGCGGACGTTCCCGCCGGAGCAGGCGGACCAGCTCCCCGCCGCGCGTGCCCACCGGTTCGACGTCGACGGTGATGACGTCCGGCCGCAGCCTGCGCACCATCTCCGGCAACCGGGGGTCCTCCAGCTCGCACCGGCCCACCAGCCACAGGTCCGGCACCGTCGACAACCGCACGCTCAGCGCCTCGGTGAGCATGAGGTGGTCGTCCACCATGAGCAGCCGCACGAAGTTCACCGCCCAACGATCCCGTCCCCGGCGCGCCACGTCCTCGTGCGAACGCAGGAGTTCCGTCTCATGTACACGGCCGAGTGACCGTGGGTCATCACCCGGCCCGCAGGTCCGGTTCCGGCTCCCGCACCTGCTGCGGTTGCTGCGGCGTGGCCTCGACCGGCCTGCGCCCGGGGCTGCTCCACCGCCCCGTCGAGCGCGCCAGCCAGGCCTGCGGCAGCGCGTACAGCGAGATCGCCGCGTCCAGCACCCGCATGAACAGGAACACCGGTGCGTAGAGCAGGAACCGCGGCCGGCGCTGGATCAGCGCCACCAGGCACGTCAGCAGCAGGTCGGGCAGCACGATGCCGAAAAGCATCACCGGCAGGCTCAGGTGCGCCGCGACCGCGGCGTGGACCTCACCGATCACCGGCAGGTGCGCCACCGAGCCGAACACCTCCGGGATCACCAGCAGCGCGAGCAACAGCGGCAGCAGCACGATCATGATGCTGCTGCTCAGCAACTCCAGGAGCAGCAGCCCGAGCATCGCGGTGAACAGGTTCGCCTTCGGCGGGTGCAGCCTCACCGTCTGCCACAACCCGAGCGACCACCGCTTGCTCTGGCGCACGTAGTCCTTGAACGTGCCCGGTTCCTGGGTCACCGCGA is a window of Saccharopolyspora erythraea NRRL 2338 DNA encoding:
- a CDS encoding LuxR C-terminal-related transcriptional regulator encodes the protein MNFVRLLMVDDHLMLTEALSVRLSTVPDLWLVGRCELEDPRLPEMVRRLRPDVITVDVEPVGTRGGELVRLLRRERPQVHVVVLTGRHDPDQAVEAARAGVQAWVSKESGVDELTAVLRGVCAGHGWYPPELLGIVLRELREDAVRATERTGPLDCLSDRERDVLQGMVAGKRGSRIAEELRISTETVRTHTRSILAKLHVHSQLEAVSVATSAGMRPHGPRPMR